A segment of the Desulfocurvus vexinensis DSM 17965 genome:
ATTGGGTGCTGGGGCGGAACGAGCGCAGCAGGCCCTTGGTGTCGGTGAAATATTCGAGGGTCAGAAGCGGCGTCTGGTCGAGCTCGCGGGGATGGAAATGGAGTTCGTCGTCCTGGATGTAGAAGACATAGCCGCTCACGCCGTCGCCATCGCGGTCGCGGGCCTTTTCCGCCAGCTCCTTGAGGAACTGGGCGTCCGAGATGTTGCTCTGGGTGACGCGGAGATGGGTCCCCTTGGTGGCCGTGACCACCGGGGTGAGGCCGTTGGCGGCGGCGACCTGTTCGGCAATTTCCGAATAGAGGATGCCGGGAGCGGGTTTCTGCCAGACCTTCTGGTTTTCCTTGCCCGCCAGTTTGAAGCCCTTGTCGTAGGCCTTGATGCGGATGGTCGGATCACCGTTTTCCGGAAAATCGTAATCGATGTCCTTGATGACCGCCTTCTTGCGCGGAGAGAGGTTACCCACGTAGCCGAAGCGAGCCACGATCTCATTGCCTTCCTGGAACAGCGGATCGTCGACGAACTGCAGGTTGCGGTCGGTCACCGACAGCTCGAGAACATCCAGCTCCTCCTCGTTATCGGTGAAGACGAACGAGGTGATCTCCTGGGTGATGTCCTTCGAGAGGTCTTGCCCCTCGATCTGAATCAGAAATGTCGGTTTGAAGGTATCCAGATCCATGCGTCTCTCCGGCGGTTCGCAGTTCCCTGCTTACTTACCGGAAGGCATGGCGAGGTGTCGGACGCTTCAGTCGAGCAGGCGCATCTGGACGTGTTCGCGGGAGGGAATGCGCAGCGCCAGACCCGGCTCGAGCGCCAACGGGAAAAAGAGGTCGTTGTAGTCGCAGATGATCCACCAGAGCCGGGCATCACCCAGATAGCGGTGAGCGAGCAGATCCAAACGGTCGCCCTCGACCACGGTGTGCAGGCGGTCGTCATATCTCGGAGTAGTGTCGATGCGCTGGCGCATGCCGAGGGAGGTGCCGTCGCTGTCCCGGTAGAGAACGCAGCGGGCGTAGCGGGAATCACGGCCGATCATGAGCGCACCTCCGACCAGTTGATGGAACGATCCACATATTCCTCGAGGACGATGTCCACCTCGGCGCGTTGCGGCAGCAGGTTGTCCCGGTCGAACAGGCCGA
Coding sequences within it:
- a CDS encoding phage late control D family protein; amino-acid sequence: MDLDTFKPTFLIQIEGQDLSKDITQEITSFVFTDNEEELDVLELSVTDRNLQFVDDPLFQEGNEIVARFGYVGNLSPRKKAVIKDIDYDFPENGDPTIRIKAYDKGFKLAGKENQKVWQKPAPGILYSEIAEQVAAANGLTPVVTATKGTHLRVTQSNISDAQFLKELAEKARDRDGDGVSGYVFYIQDDELHFHPRELDQTPLLTLEYFTDTKGLLRSFRPSTQSQGAKGAGVETKTVGVDPRKKDVVEHKANNASAPERTALGKQTYLVDGNTGEGSFKEQETGQIVPSFDRSEGFHEEPRQEPAQDSAEGKFREAELRQVEADAATIGIPQLRAKKNVEIKGVGRKFSGIYYCHSVRHSISGAGYLCELKLKKNALGKGAGDKSAESQGKPNDKEAPPTPQNEPPAMVTIDADSGAVTQGGGNG
- a CDS encoding LysM peptidoglycan-binding domain-containing protein; translated protein: MIGRDSRYARCVLYRDSDGTSLGMRQRIDTTPRYDDRLHTVVEGDRLDLLAHRYLGDARLWWIICDYNDLFFPLALEPGLALRIPSREHVQMRLLD